In one Phenylobacterium glaciei genomic region, the following are encoded:
- a CDS encoding head maturation protease, ClpP-related, translating to MRPNLLNLFKANARRGQFRAEANSLFVYDVIVGSDADAEWFGGVSPEAFTRALRAMTGPVSVRINSPGGDVFAGRAMAQAMREYPGEVTAHVDGVAASAASLLAVTPARCVMAPGSMLMIHQAWTIGLGNAGDFRQTADLLAKIDLTIADDYAAKSGRPAQEFAALMAAETWFTPAQAIAMGLADEIAADLRAARPEAGVEARWDLSAYSHAPNTAFDPSLADADVARIAAQIVLQLDARQTPAPAPDPIAHRRRQLAARLLAPTA from the coding sequence ATGCGTCCGAACCTGCTCAACCTCTTTAAGGCCAACGCCCGGCGCGGCCAGTTCCGCGCCGAAGCCAACTCCCTGTTCGTCTACGACGTCATCGTCGGCTCCGACGCCGACGCCGAGTGGTTCGGCGGGGTCTCGCCAGAGGCCTTCACCCGCGCGCTTCGCGCCATGACCGGCCCGGTTTCGGTGCGGATCAATTCACCCGGCGGCGACGTCTTCGCCGGTCGCGCCATGGCCCAGGCGATGCGCGAGTATCCGGGCGAGGTCACCGCCCATGTGGATGGGGTTGCGGCCTCGGCCGCCTCGCTGCTGGCCGTCACGCCGGCACGCTGCGTCATGGCGCCGGGCTCGATGCTGATGATCCACCAGGCCTGGACCATCGGCCTGGGGAACGCCGGTGATTTTCGCCAGACGGCCGATCTGCTGGCCAAGATCGACCTGACGATCGCCGACGACTACGCCGCCAAATCCGGCAGGCCGGCGCAGGAGTTCGCGGCCCTGATGGCGGCGGAGACTTGGTTCACGCCGGCGCAAGCCATTGCCATGGGCCTAGCTGACGAGATCGCCGCCGATCTACGCGCTGCTAGGCCGGAAGCTGGGGTCGAAGCCCGTTGGGACCTCAGCGCCTACAGCCACGCCCCGAACACGGCTTTCGACCCAAGCCTTGCCGACGCCGACGTGGCGCGCATCGCCGCTCAGATCGTCCTCCAGCTGGACGCCCGGCAGACGCCGGCCCCGGCGCCCGACCCCATCGCGCACCGTCGCCGGCAACTGGCAGCCCGGTTGCTCGCCCCCACTGCCTAG
- a CDS encoding phage portal protein: protein MSRSILDILTGRRPAAPEAKPISNAGGSASLPSIVRGSSMFNDLAGYGSGLQLPTEQTVLTVSAIYACVNLIAGAIATLPINVFSRADDGELAPLPSDDIWWMLNEQMTPRWAAPSGWEFLVQSLLLPGDGFARILRNPAGAMVGMEPLHPGRVTVVTDGVRLIYSVEPDPNVLSAFRGDRVILDQDDVLHIPGFGFDGLRSLSPLRGALRMTGAVALATQDYSARFFANSARPDFALQTDQVLSPETVERLRDQVTERHAGTAQAHRPMVLTSGLKVQTISLPADDMQLLATRQFQIEEIARIYGVPPFMIGHNEKTTSWGSGVEAMGIGFVRYCLRRHLNKITHELNRKLFRTARRVVAFDTSDLERADFKSLIDGFRAAIGRAGEPGFITPEEARERLGLRRTPIHGTLNTGVAHASEPAQPL from the coding sequence GTGAGCCGCTCGATCCTGGACATCCTCACCGGGCGTCGACCCGCCGCGCCGGAGGCCAAGCCGATCAGCAACGCCGGCGGATCTGCAAGCCTGCCTAGCATCGTGCGCGGCTCCTCGATGTTCAATGACCTGGCGGGCTATGGCTCTGGCCTGCAACTGCCCACCGAACAGACCGTGCTCACCGTCTCGGCGATCTATGCCTGCGTGAACCTGATCGCCGGCGCCATCGCCACCCTGCCGATCAACGTCTTCAGCCGCGCCGACGACGGCGAACTGGCGCCGCTGCCCTCCGACGACATCTGGTGGATGCTGAATGAACAGATGACGCCCCGCTGGGCCGCGCCGTCTGGCTGGGAGTTCCTGGTCCAGTCTCTGCTGCTGCCGGGCGACGGCTTTGCCCGCATCCTGCGCAACCCGGCCGGCGCCATGGTCGGCATGGAACCGCTGCATCCGGGTCGAGTGACCGTGGTCACCGACGGGGTGCGGCTGATCTACTCGGTCGAGCCCGACCCGAACGTTCTGAGCGCCTTTCGCGGGGATCGAGTGATCCTCGACCAGGACGACGTGCTGCATATTCCGGGCTTCGGCTTCGATGGCCTGCGCAGCCTGTCGCCTCTGCGCGGCGCTCTACGGATGACCGGGGCTGTCGCGCTGGCCACCCAGGATTATTCCGCGCGCTTCTTCGCCAATTCCGCCCGCCCCGACTTCGCCCTTCAAACCGACCAGGTGCTGTCGCCGGAGACGGTGGAGCGGCTGCGCGACCAGGTCACCGAGCGCCACGCGGGCACCGCCCAGGCGCATCGCCCGATGGTGCTGACCTCAGGCTTGAAGGTTCAGACCATCAGCCTGCCGGCCGACGACATGCAGCTCCTGGCCACGCGCCAGTTCCAGATCGAGGAGATCGCCCGGATCTACGGCGTCCCGCCCTTCATGATCGGTCATAACGAGAAGACCACCAGCTGGGGGTCCGGGGTCGAGGCCATGGGGATCGGCTTTGTCCGCTACTGCCTTCGCCGCCACCTCAACAAGATCACCCACGAACTGAACCGCAAGCTGTTCCGAACGGCACGTCGGGTCGTGGCCTTCGATACCTCTGACCTTGAACGGGCCGACTTCAAGTCGCTGATCGACGGCTTCCGCGCCGCCATCGGCCGCGCCGGTGAGCCCGGCTTCATCACGCCTGAGGAAGCCCGCGAGCGCCTCGGGCTTCGCCGCACGCCCATTCACGGCACGCTCAATACGGGGGTCGCCCATGCGTCCGAACCTGCTCAACCTCTTTAA